The following is a genomic window from Desulfitobacterium chlororespirans DSM 11544.
CGTATGCAGATATTGTGGAACCGGCTGCGGCGTGCTGATCGGTGTGAAGGACGGCAAGGTAACCGCGGTAAAAGGGGATCCGGATAATGAAGGCAATAAAGGGCTGCTTTGTGCCAAAGGCTATTATTTACCCCAGGTCATTACCCACAGCGAACGCGTTACTAAGCCTTTGATTCGCAAAAATGGCAAACTGGAGCCCAGCACCTGGGAGGAAGCCATGGAGCTGGTTACTGCAAAGTTCAAAGAATCCATTGCCAGCAATGGACCGGATTCAGTAGCCTTCTATGGTTCCGGGCAGCAATTGGCGGAAGAAGGTTATGTGGCCAATAAACTTTTCAAAGGAGCCATCGGCACCAATAATATTGACGGGAATCCGCGGCTTTGCATGGCCAGCGCGGTAGGTGGTTTTACCACTACTTTTGGAGCCGATGAACCCATGGGATGCCTCGAGGATTTTGAACATGCTAATGTGTTCTTTATCATCGGCTCTAATATTGCGGAAGCACATCCGGTTCTGTTTGGCAGACTGACTGATAAAAAGAAAAAAGATCCTGATACTAAGATTATTATTGCCGACCCGAGACGTCATCGTTCTCATGAAATTGCCGATATTTCACTGCAGTTTGTACCGGGGACCGATATGGCCCTTCTCCACGCCATGGCTTATGTGATCATCGAAGAAGGAATGACGGACGAGGAGTTCATTGCTAAGCATACGAGCTTTTCCAATGGCAAAGAAGCTATAAATTTTGAAGCTTATAAGGAGTTTCTTAAGGAATTTACACCGGAAAAGGTTGAAAAAGTAACAGGCCTTTCAGCCGCTCAAATCCAAGAGGTTGCACGCTTATTTGGCGCAAAAGGCAAGAACACCATGTCCATGTGGACGATGGGTATCAATCAGCGTGTAGCCGGTGTCTGGGCCAACAATCTTATCCATAACCTGCATCTGCTTACCGGGAAAATCTGCAAACCTGGCTCAACTCCTTTCTCCCTGACCGGTCAGCCCAGTGCCTGCGGCAGTGTTCGGGAAACGGGAGCATTATCACATTTACTTCCCGGGCATCGTGTCATCGCCAACGAGAAGCACAGAAAAGAAATAGCCGAGTTATGGGGCGTACCGGCTGATCGCATTAGTCCTCAAGTCGGTCTCCATACCATGGAATTGTTTAAGGCCTGCGGGGATGGCAGAGTGAAGTGTCTCTATGTTATGTGTACTAATCCGGCCCACTCCTTGCCTAATGTCAATGCTTATCAGGAAGGGTTTGAAAAGGTCTTTATGGTTGTGGCGGAAGCTTTTCACCCGACAGCTACCACCAAGTATGCCGACGTTGTTCTTCCCGCAGCCTTCTGGTGTGAGAAAGAAGGTGTGTACGGCAATACAGACCGCCGTACCCAGCATTTAGCCAAAGCCATCAATCCCCCCGGTGAGGCTAAGCCTGATTTGGATATTCTTCTCGACCTTGCCCAGCGTCTGGGCTATGGCGAGCTTTTTCCCTTCAAAACACCTGAAGATGTCTGGAACGAATATCTTAAATGCACAACGGGAACTCATATGGAGCTTGCCACCTATCCGGCCCTTAGGGAGGCCCACGGTATTCAGTGGCCGGTTAAAGGACACCAGGGAAACAAAGGGGCTGTGCGCCGTTATGTGGCTCCCGAAGATCCCTATGTCAAAGAAGGCATTGATTTCTACTCCGCAAAGGACCACCGGGCGGTCATTTTTGCCAGACCGTATCTGGGCCCTGCAGAAGTGGTGGATGAGGAATATCCTTATTACTTGACGACCGGCCGGATTCTTGAGCACTGGCATACCCTGACCATGACAGGTAAATGCCCCACCTTGATGCGAGCGGTACCGAAACAGTATGTGGAATTAAACCCTCAGGACGCTACTGAATTGGGGATCAAAGAGGGGGATACGGTCCGGCTGGTTTCCCGCAGGGGCAAGGTTGAAATACCGGTCAGAGTAGGGAGGCCCGGCGAACCGCGGCCCGGTCTGTTCTTTGCACTTTGGTTTGAACCGGATCCCTTGGTGAATGTTGTAACCATTGATGCCGTGGATGCCGCTTCCAAAGAGCCTGAATTCAAGATTTGTGCTGTTAAAATAGAAAAAGTCTAAGAGAGATGGCGGAGTAATGCTTAAATTCTCCTGGAATCGGTGCCGGCGCCTTGTTCAAACAGGCATGATCTTAATTTTTCTATTCCCCCTGATCGGAATGTACCAGGTGATCGGGACTTTGAGTTCCAGCCGGATTCTCGGCTTGACCTTAACAGATCCTTTGGCTTTTGGGGAAGTCCTCTTGGCATCAAAGACCATCACCATGGCCTTCCTGATCAGTGCACTATGGATTGTCGGGCTCTATCTCTTCTTAGGGAAAGCCTTCTGCAGCTGGATTTGCCCGATAGGATTCCTGATTGAAGGAGTTGATGCTCTAAAGAAAAAATGGCCATGGCTGACCCGGATACAGATTCATAAAAATGCCATCGATGAACAAATTCAATATTACTGGGCTGTGCCATTCTTTTTAGTCCTTAGTTTGGTTGTTGGGATTCCTGTATTTCAGACTTTATCTCCTATAGGCATCATTTATAGAACCTTTCTGTTCGGGTTAGGACTGGAAGTTTTGCTTATCCTGATCATCATTGTCTTGGAACTGGCAGGATACAGGCGTGGCTGGTGCAGGATGCTTTGCCCCATTGGAGCATTTTATGCACTAAGCTCCCGCTGGAGTCCCATCAAAGTTCACTGCGATACGGATAAGTGTGTACAATGTTTAAAATGTGTAAAGGCTTGCGATTATACCGCCGGAAGCTTAAAAAACATGATTGAAGAAGGAAAGGTATACACGGCTTCAAGTTTGTGTACTCGCTGCGGTCGCTGTATTGATGTCTGCCCTGCCAAGGCTTTGCAGTTTACGCTGAAACCGGAAAAATCTCCGGAACCAGAAAGTATGGCTATGGCCAAGAACCTGAAAGCAGATACCCCGGCGGCGGGGAGGATATCGCGAAGAACTGCCTTGCAGGGTGTGGGCCTGGTTGCCTTGGCAGGCTTAAGCTATAAGCCTGCCAAGGCTCTCGCAGCCGCTGCTCCTAAGGTTTTTCGTCCCCCGGGTGCAGTTGGAGATGAAGAGTTTTTGGCCAAATGTGTTCGCTGCGGCAAATGCATAGAGATCTGTCCTGATAAGACCTTATTGAGTGCGCATCTGGATCAAGGTTTAAATCTGGGGACACCCTACTTTATTCCCCGCCAAATCCCCTGCTCACTGTGCATGGAGTGTCCTGATGTATGTCCCAGTGGCGCCCTTGTGCCGTTAGACATGCGTGAAGTAAAAATCGGCATTGCCGAAATTGATCAAGACCGCTGTTATGCTTATCAGGATGATGTGTGCCGCTCCTGTTACAACAGCTGTCCATTGATTGATGAAGCGATTATAATGGAAGGATTTCAATATCCGGTGGTTGATCCGGAGATCTGTACAGGGTGTGGAATCTGTGAGTATGTCTGTGTGATGGAATATCCAGCTATTCAGATTAAACGGATATCTTAGGTTTTATTTGCCACCTTCTATATAAAAGATCCTTGGGCACGCAACGAATTAGGCGAGAGTTCCCCTTACCATGAATTCCTCCTGCTTTTAGGGTAGGAGGTTTTCATGCTATTTAAAAACCAGGTTAGGATTTGATTGATAAAAGGCAAGGATTACATGCTATCTCAGTAATTAAAGAAATGGCTCAAAAGATACCATAGGGGGCTACGGA
Proteins encoded in this region:
- a CDS encoding 4Fe-4S dicluster domain-containing protein — its product is MLKFSWNRCRRLVQTGMILIFLFPLIGMYQVIGTLSSSRILGLTLTDPLAFGEVLLASKTITMAFLISALWIVGLYLFLGKAFCSWICPIGFLIEGVDALKKKWPWLTRIQIHKNAIDEQIQYYWAVPFFLVLSLVVGIPVFQTLSPIGIIYRTFLFGLGLEVLLILIIIVLELAGYRRGWCRMLCPIGAFYALSSRWSPIKVHCDTDKCVQCLKCVKACDYTAGSLKNMIEEGKVYTASSLCTRCGRCIDVCPAKALQFTLKPEKSPEPESMAMAKNLKADTPAAGRISRRTALQGVGLVALAGLSYKPAKALAAAAPKVFRPPGAVGDEEFLAKCVRCGKCIEICPDKTLLSAHLDQGLNLGTPYFIPRQIPCSLCMECPDVCPSGALVPLDMREVKIGIAEIDQDRCYAYQDDVCRSCYNSCPLIDEAIIMEGFQYPVVDPEICTGCGICEYVCVMEYPAIQIKRIS
- a CDS encoding nitrate reductase, which gives rise to MEFSRRNFLKTCAISAAMMTVGCTSQTKTIQVNPPEPAPGTPKQIDVDHWVKSVCRYCGTGCGVLIGVKDGKVTAVKGDPDNEGNKGLLCAKGYYLPQVITHSERVTKPLIRKNGKLEPSTWEEAMELVTAKFKESIASNGPDSVAFYGSGQQLAEEGYVANKLFKGAIGTNNIDGNPRLCMASAVGGFTTTFGADEPMGCLEDFEHANVFFIIGSNIAEAHPVLFGRLTDKKKKDPDTKIIIADPRRHRSHEIADISLQFVPGTDMALLHAMAYVIIEEGMTDEEFIAKHTSFSNGKEAINFEAYKEFLKEFTPEKVEKVTGLSAAQIQEVARLFGAKGKNTMSMWTMGINQRVAGVWANNLIHNLHLLTGKICKPGSTPFSLTGQPSACGSVRETGALSHLLPGHRVIANEKHRKEIAELWGVPADRISPQVGLHTMELFKACGDGRVKCLYVMCTNPAHSLPNVNAYQEGFEKVFMVVAEAFHPTATTKYADVVLPAAFWCEKEGVYGNTDRRTQHLAKAINPPGEAKPDLDILLDLAQRLGYGELFPFKTPEDVWNEYLKCTTGTHMELATYPALREAHGIQWPVKGHQGNKGAVRRYVAPEDPYVKEGIDFYSAKDHRAVIFARPYLGPAEVVDEEYPYYLTTGRILEHWHTLTMTGKCPTLMRAVPKQYVELNPQDATELGIKEGDTVRLVSRRGKVEIPVRVGRPGEPRPGLFFALWFEPDPLVNVVTIDAVDAASKEPEFKICAVKIEKV